The proteins below come from a single Miscanthus floridulus cultivar M001 chromosome 1, ASM1932011v1, whole genome shotgun sequence genomic window:
- the LOC136508289 gene encoding uncharacterized protein, with amino-acid sequence MESAVNPKAYPLADAQLTMGILDIIQQAANYKQLKKGANEATKTLNRGISEFVVMAADTEPLEILLHLPLLAEDKNVPYVFVPSKQALGRACGVTRPVIACSVTSNEGSQLKQQIQGLKDSIEKLLI; translated from the exons ATGGAGTCCGCGGTGAACCCGAAGGCGTACCCGCTGGCTGATGCGCAGCTGACGATGGGTATCCTCGATATCATCCAGCAGGCCGCCAACTACAAGCAGCTCAAGAAGGGAGCTAACGAAG CGACCAAGACCCTGAACAGGGGGATATCGGAGTTCGTAGTGATGGCGGCGGACACGGAGCCGCTCGAGATCCTGCTCCACCTCCCCTTGCTAGCTGAGGATAAG AACGTGCCATATGTATTTGTTCCATCGAAACAAGCTCTTGGCCGTGCTTGTGGCGTGACTAGGCCGGTCATTGCTTGCTCAGTGACCAGCAATGAGGGTAGCCAGCTGAAACAACAGATACAGGGTCTCAAG GACTCTATTGAGAAGCTTCTCATCTGA